GAGTTGAAAAGAATGGTCGAGCAGGAAGACAGGGGGGTGaagccacaccaagaggaaacaGAAGTTGTAAACTTAGGTGTTGGTGAAGAAAGAAAGGAGGTCAAGGTTGGCACGGGCATGTCCACAAACGTCTGAGATGAATTGGTAGCTCTGCtgcgagactaccaagacatcttcgcttGGTCCTACCAAGATATGCCTAGTTTGAGTCCCAACATCGTACAACATAGATTACCTgtaaatcctgagtgttccccggtaaagtaAAAGCTGAGGAGAATGAAGCCCGAGATGTCcctgaagataaaagaagagatgaaaaagcaatttgacgctAGCTTCATGGCTGTTGCTCGATACCCGGAATGGGTCACCAATATCGTGCcagtccctaaaaaggatggaaAGGTGCAAATGTGCATGGACTATCAGGATCTAAGCTGAGCTAGTCCCAAGGATAACTTTCCTTTGCCGCACGttgatatcctcgtagataacatgACCAATTTTGCcctgttttccttcatggatggcaCCGGAGAACATGGAGAAGATGACTTtcatcaccctgtggggaactttctgctacaaagtgatgtcctttgggctcaagaacaCTAGGGCAACTTACCAGCGAGCTATGGTAGCATTATTCCTCGACATGATGCACAAAGAGATtgaggtctacgtggatgacatgattgctAAGTCAAAGACCTAGGAGGAACACCTTTTCAACTTACAAAGTTGTTCAAGAGGCTACGTAAATACCAATTAAGGTTAAAACCCGCAAAGTTCACTTTCGAGGTCGAATTTGGAAAGTTGCTCGGTTTTATCTTGAGCTataaagggatagaggtagacccaaACAAAGTGAAGGTCATCCTAGAAATGCCCGAGCCACGCACTGAGaggcaggtccgaggtttcctagGATGATTGAACTACATAGTGAGGTTCATATCACAACTGACTACCACTTGTGAGCCTTTCCTCAAGTTATTGCGTAAGAACCAGTCTGTCCAATGGGATGATGACTGCCAAGTGGTGTTCTAAAGGATTAAGTGGTGCCTCATGAATCCTCCTCTGCTTGTGCCACCGGTGCCCGGAAGACCCCTTATCCTGTATATGACTATGTTAGATGAGTCAATGAGGTGTGTATTGGAACAACATGATGATTGATGAGTTCGAAAAAAGGGGAACGGGTCGTCTATTACTTAAGCAAGAAGTTCACGGCgtgtgaaatgaactactcttTGCTCGGAAGGACATGTTGTGCCTTGGTGGGGGCTGCTCACcgtctaaggcagtacatgctgaactacaccacttggttggtgtccaaaaaggacccagtcaagtacatctttgaaaaacccgCTCTCACTGGATGGATCGCTCGGTGGCAGGTTCTACTGTTGGATTTTGACATTGTTTATGTCATTCAAAAGGCAATAAAGGGGAGTGCCTTGGCAGATTACCTAGCTCAATAGCCCATCAACGACTTGGACCTATGCATCTAGAATTCCCTGATGAagacatcatgaccttgttcAGGGATGAAGTAGTGGATGAAGATAGGGACAAATGGATTGTGTGGTTTGATGGCGCGTCTAATGCACTAGGCCATGGAGTTGGGGCGGTTTTGGTTTCCCCTAACAAACAATATatacctttcacggctaggTTGGGTTTTGACTACACAAACAACATAGCTGAGTATGAGGCATGTGCCCTTAGGATCCAAGCGGCAATTGACTTCAAGGTCAAGTTGCTCAAGATATATGGGGACTCAACCTTGGTAATCCACCAATTGAGAAGGGAATGGGAGACCAGGGATCATAAGTTGGTGCCCTACCAGGCCTACATCAGGAAattgatagaattctttgatgtCATATCCTTTCATCACATTCCTAGAGAGGAGAATCAGATGGCCGATTCCCTTGCCACTCTAGTGTCCATGTTCCAACTAACCCCGCACAAGGATTTGCCATACATCGAATTTAGATGTCGTAGCAAGCCTACACATTGCTGCTTGATAGAAGAGGAGCAggatggtaagccttggtacTTCGATATCAAATGATACATCGAAGACAAGGAATACCCACAAGAAGCCTCTGACAATGACAAGAGAATGTTGTGAAGGTTGACAGTCGGCATTTTCCTAAGTGGGAATATCCTGTACAAGAGGAACCATGATATGGTTTTGCTTCGATGTGTGGATCCTAGAGAGGCTGAGAAAATGCTGGTAGAGGTGCATGAGGGATCCTTTGGAACCCATGCCC
The nucleotide sequence above comes from Glycine soja cultivar W05 chromosome 11, ASM419377v2, whole genome shotgun sequence. Encoded proteins:
- the LOC114373120 gene encoding uncharacterized protein LOC114373120; its protein translation is MHLEFPDEDIMTLFRDEVVDEDRDKWIVWFDGASNALGHGVGAVLVSPNKQYIPFTARLGFDYTNNIAEYEACALRIQAAIDFKVKLLKIYGDSTLVIHQLRREWETRDHKLVPYQAYIRKLIEFFDVISFHHIPREENQMADSLATLVSMFQLTPHKDLPYIEFRCRSKPTHCCLIEEEQDVGIFLSGNILYKRNHDMVLLRCVDPREAEKMLVEVHEGSFGTHAHGHAMAQKILRVGYYWLTMENDSCIHVRKCHKCHAFADYANAPPIPLNVLEAPCSFSMWGMDVIGAIEPKDSNGHGFILVAIDYFPKWVEATLYAIVTRSVVVRFIKKDIICQ